AGGCGGAGCTCCTGCCCGACGCGGTCGAGGCCGATCGGGCCGTCTACGTGCTCGCGGGCGCGCCCGCGCCCGAGGACGGATCGAGCTACGAGCGCGTCGTGAGCTACGTCGACCGCGAGACCTGCGTCGTGCTGCGCGTCGACTCCTACGAGCCGGGCGCGAAGCTGCGCAAGATCCTGCGCGCGGACCCGAAGACGGTCGAGAAGAGCGGAGACCTCGCGATCGCGCGCGCGCTGGAGCTCGAGGACCTGATCGACGGTACTCGCACGCGAGTCGCGATCGAATCGATCCGGCTCGACGCAGATCTCCCCGATCGGCTGTTCCGGCAGACCGACCTGGCCTCCGGGAGCTAGGGATCCGCTAGGGCCGGGCTCGAACCGGGTTCTCTTCGTCGAAGTGGAACGCGACGAGCTCCTGCTCGATCGACATCCAGAACCCCTGCGAGTTGTTACGCGAGACGCTTCGGATCAGCCCGACGCCGCGCGCGTAGAAGTCCTCGTAGCTGTGCAACGGCCGGTCGGTGTCCCAATCCGGATCCCACTGCTGGCTTCGCACGACGATCACGTCGTCGAAGCTTCCCGCGGGCACACGCACGCGACCTGCGGACGCGACTTCGGCCGTCCAGGTCTGTCCGGCGCCGCCGGAGCCGCGGAAGACCTCGGTGCGGTCGCTCCAGGTCTGGCCGGGCGCGGGTTCGACGGGGAGGAACGACATGCCCTCTCCGCCGAAGACGCTGACCTGGCCGTCCGGCTCGAGCGCGACCGCAGCGATCCGAGTCAGGTATCCGTCGCAGACGCGATAGCCGACCAGGCCGGCGGGCTCGAGCCCGTAGATTCGGCCGGACAGCTGCTCCTCCATCAGGAACAGGCGCTGGTCCGAGCCGCGAATCGCGTGCTCGCCGCGCGCGGTCACCTCCATGCGCGTGCGCCGCGCGAAGAGCCCCGCGCGGATCTCGTAGCTCCAGTGCCCGCCGCTGCGGAGCGGGAAGTACTCGCGCGACGCCAGGCCCGGCGCGCGCTGCACCGGATCGCTCGCGCAGCTCCACAAACCGAGCGTGCAGAGCACGACCAGAGACAGGGCGACGCGGCGAGCGATCATCCGCCCCAGATCCTAGCCGCTTGCCCCGAACGGAGCGCGTGTCAGTCTATGGCGATGCTCGGCCGGCTCGCACTCTCGGCGTTCGCCCTCGTCGTTTGCGCCTGCGCATCGCCCGCGGACATGGCCAAGGACGAGCTCGGGAGCGGCAAGTGCGCAGACCAGGCGGAGCAGCGCTGCGAGCGCGACCTCGCCGGATCCGACCGCCTCGCCTGCCTGAAGCGCGAGATCTACCTGTGCGAGGAGCTCGAGAAGGCGAACGCACCTTGAGCAGGCGCGCAGCCACGGGCTTCTAGGGCTCGACCTTCTCGCCCTGCTCTTCCAGCAGCTCGCAGCGATACTTCTCGCGCTTGACGCAGGTCGACAGGTCCGCGGAGCCGAGGTTCTCCTTGCAGAACGCTTCGGCCTGGCGCGAGCAAGGCGTTTCCGGCTCTGTCGCGAGTGGCGTGAAGTCGCCGCCGCGGAACGAGCAGCCCGCGGTCAGCGCGACCGCGCCGAGAAGCAGAGCGGAGCGAATCACTCGTCGAGTCTCCGTGAGCCGAAGCGGCGCGAGTAGACCTCTGTGAACTCCGCGCCGATGAACAGGAGCTGCGCCGAATAGTAGACCCAGAGCAGCACCAGCACGAGCGAACCCGCCGCTCCATACACCGACGCGACGCCCGCGCGGCCGAGATAGATGCCGATGGCCGACTTCCCGACCGTGAACAGCAGCGCGGTCACGAGAGCGCCGAGCCAGACGTCGCGCCACTCGATGCGAGCATCGGGCAGAAGCTTGAAGATCATCGCGAAGAGCGCCGTGACGATCATGAACGAGACCGCGGGGGTCGTGAGTGACAGGACCTCCGACGGGACCGTCAGGTACAGGTCGATGATGTCGTGCAGACCCGAGATCAGCGCCGAGATCGCAAGCGAGAGCAGAAGCAGGAGCCCGATCGCGAGAATCATCGAGAAGCTCGCCGCGCGTCGTTGCAGCTGGCCCTTCACGCCCGTCCGGCGCACCGTGGTCGCGCCCCAGATCAGATTCAGCGATCCCTGCAGCTGACCGAACACCCCCGACGCGCCGAAGAACATCGTCACCAGGCTGATCGCCGTGGCGACCAGACCCGAGGACGGCTTGCTCGCGCGCTCGATCATGCTCTCGATCAGCTCGGCGCCGGCGGGCCCGACGGCGCCCTGGATCTGCGCCACGAGCTCGCCCTGCGCGGCGGCGCGGCCGAAGACGAGACCCGCGATCGCGAGCACGAGCACGAGCAGCGGCGCCAGCGAGAAGATCGTGTAGTACGCGAGCGCCGCGCCGAGCGTGAGCGCGTCGTCGTCGGACCACTCCTTGGCGACCTCGCGCAGGAACGCCGTGATCGTGGCGAGATTCATCGCGGGTTCAGTACCGCCGCCTGCGGCGGGGCGATCCGAGCAGCGCGCCGAGCACGCCTCGCGTGAAAGCCGTCGCGACGCTGCGCGCGAGCGGGGAGTTCAGGACGGCGGAGAGAGAGCTGCCGCCTTCGCGCGCCGCGCCGCGCGCGGGCGGCTCGGCGTCGCGGCTCGCCGGAGCTTCCGCAGCGCTCTTCCGGGTCAGCTTCTCGTGCGCGCTCTCGCGATCGACGGCGTCGCGGTACTTCCGCACCTGGGGCGTCGCGAGCAGCGCCGCTCGCTCGGCTTCGGCTAGCACGCCCATGCGCGATGCGGGCGGAATCAGGCGCGTCGCGAACGGCTGCGTCGGCGCGCCGCTCGCGGCGAGCGCGCTGATCAGCGCCTCGCCCGTGCCGAGCGTCGTCAGCGTCTCTTCGATGTCGTAGAACTCGGTCTTCGGAAACGTCCGCGCGGCGGCTCGAAGCGCCTTGTCGTCGTCGGGCGTGAACGCGCGGAGCGCGTGCTGCACGCGCGTCCCGAGCTGCCCGAGGATCTCGGCGGGCACGTCCTTGGGATTCTGCGTCACGAAGAAGATGCCCACCCCCTTGGAGCGGATCAGGCGCACCACCTGTCCGACCTGGTCCAGGAACGCGGTGCTCGCGCTTCGGAACAGCAGGTGCGCCTCGTCGAAGAAGAACACGAGCTTGGGCTTGGCCGGATCACCCACCTCGGGCAGCTCCGCGAAGAGCCGCGCGAGCAGCCACATCATGAAGGTCGAAAACAGCGCGGGCTTGTCCTGCACGTCCTGCAGGTCGAGCACGCTCACGATGCCGCGACCGTCGGACGTCGTGCGCAGCAGATCGTCGAGGTCGAGCTCCGGCTCGCCGAAGAACGCCAGCGCCCCCTGCTGCTCGAGCTCGACCATCTCCCGCAGCAGCACACCCACGGTCGACTTCGACATCCCGCCGAGCCCGGCCAGCTCCTCCGCTCCCGCGCCGGTGAGGTGCTGCAGGACCGTGCGCAGATCCGCGAAGTCGAGCAGCTCGAGCCCGCGGTCGTCGCAGTACTTGAAGACGAGCGAG
The genomic region above belongs to Deltaproteobacteria bacterium and contains:
- a CDS encoding YihY/virulence factor BrkB family protein codes for the protein MNLATITAFLREVAKEWSDDDALTLGAALAYYTIFSLAPLLVLVLAIAGLVFGRAAAQGELVAQIQGAVGPAGAELIESMIERASKPSSGLVATAISLVTMFFGASGVFGQLQGSLNLIWGATTVRRTGVKGQLQRRAASFSMILAIGLLLLLSLAISALISGLHDIIDLYLTVPSEVLSLTTPAVSFMIVTALFAMIFKLLPDARIEWRDVWLGALVTALLFTVGKSAIGIYLGRAGVASVYGAAGSLVLVLLWVYYSAQLLFIGAEFTEVYSRRFGSRRLDE
- a CDS encoding DUF853 family protein; its protein translation is MDAKLISAARASFPAVDAAIVLGAPLSGGEAHPEPLVRVPLSILNRHGLVAGATGTGKTKTLQLVAEQLSRAGVPVFLADLKGDLAGIAAPGDANERVVARARETGFDWQAAACPVELLSLTGRSGAQVRATVSSFGPLLLAKVLDLNQTQTSVLSLVFKYCDDRGLELLDFADLRTVLQHLTGAGAEELAGLGGMSKSTVGVLLREMVELEQQGALAFFGEPELDLDDLLRTTSDGRGIVSVLDLQDVQDKPALFSTFMMWLLARLFAELPEVGDPAKPKLVFFFDEAHLLFRSASTAFLDQVGQVVRLIRSKGVGIFFVTQNPKDVPAEILGQLGTRVQHALRAFTPDDDKALRAAARTFPKTEFYDIEETLTTLGTGEALISALAASGAPTQPFATRLIPPASRMGVLAEAERAALLATPQVRKYRDAVDRESAHEKLTRKSAAEAPASRDAEPPARGAAREGGSSLSAVLNSPLARSVATAFTRGVLGALLGSPRRRRRY